From Caretta caretta isolate rCarCar2 chromosome 9, rCarCar1.hap1, whole genome shotgun sequence, one genomic window encodes:
- the NOX1 gene encoding NADPH oxidase 1: MGNWVVNHWFPAVVIAAWLGLNVFLFVYYFLLFDRDKKFYYTRVLLGSALAWARASAKCLNFNSMLILLPVCRNLLSFLRGTCSCCRRTMRKQLDHNLTFHKLVAYTIALFTAVHIIAHLCNFEWYNDSQQATDGSLSSILSNLHQDEESNKWLNPIHSNSTTPAYVTFTTIPGLTGVIITVALILMVTSSMEFIRRSYFEVFWYTHHLFIIYFAGLVIHGIAGLVRGQTAESLNKHNPEHCAQDPTHWGRKNKHSHCEEPEFGSIPAESWQWVLAPIVLYVFERVLRFWRSQQRVVVTKAVVHPSKVLELQMHKKGFSMEVGQYIFINCPSVSCLEWHPFTLTSAPEEDFFSVHIRAAGDWTENLIDTFQQQKPKTPRIEVDGPFGTASEDVFQYEVAMLVGAGIGVTPFASVLKSIWYKFQHADQCLKTKKIYFYWLCRDTGAFAWFNDLLASLEREMEESGKAGFLNCRLFLTGWDNSIAGQAAFNFDKDTDVVTGLKQKTSFGRPMWSNEFSAVATAHPRSVVGVFLCGPQALAKSLQKCCHQYSSLDPRKVKFYFNKENF, encoded by the exons ATGGGAAACTGGGTCGTGAACCATTGGTTTCCGGCTGTGGTGATC GCAGCCTGGTTGGGCCTGAATGTTTTCCTGTTTGTATATTATTTCCTGCTGTTTGACAGGGATAAGAAGTTCTACTACACCAGAGTCCTACTTGGG TCTGCGCTGGCATGGGCCCGGGCCTCTGCAAAATGCCTGAACTTTAACAGCATGCTGATCCTGTTACCAGTGTGTCGCAACCTGCTCTCCTTCCTGAGGGGCACTTGCTCG tGCTGCAGGCGCACAATGAGAAAGCAGCTGGATCACAACCTCACCTTCCACAAGCTTGTGGCCTACACAATTGCCCTGTTCACAG CTGTTCATATCATCGCCCACCTGTGTAACTTTGAGTGGTACAATGACAGCCAGCAAGCTACGGATGGGAGTCTCTCTTCCATTCTCTCCAACCTGCACCAAGATGAGGAGAGTAACAAGTGGCTAAACCCCATCCACTCCAACAGCACG ACTCCAGCGTACGTGACATTCACTACCATCCCGGGCCTGACAGGCGTGATCATCACTGTGGCGCTGATCCTCATGGTTACCTCCTCTATGGAGTTCATCCGCAGGAGCTATTTTGAGGTCTTCTGGTACACACACCATCTCTTCATCATCTACTTCGCTGGCCTTGTCATCCATGGCATCGC tgGTCTTGTTCGTGGGCAGACAGCAGAGAGCTTGAATAAGCACAACCCCGAGCACTGTGCGCAGGACCCTAcacactggggaagaaagaaCAAACACTCCCACTGTGAAGAGCCCGAGTTTGGGAGCATCCCAGCTGAG TCCTGGCAGTGGGTGCTGGCcccaattgttctctatgtcttTGAGCGGGTATTACGCTTTTGGCGTTCTCAGCAGAGGGTCGTTGTTACAAAG GCTGTCGTGCACCCATCAAAAGTATTGGAACTACAGATGCACAAGAAGGGCTTCAGCATGGAAGTGGGCCAGTATATTTTCATCAATTGTCCCTCTGTCTCATGCCTGGAGTGGCATCCTTTCACCCTGACCTCTGCACCCGAAGAAGACTTTTTCTCCGTCCACATCCGggcagcaggggactggacagaGAATCTAATTGATACCtttcagcagcagaaaccaaagaCACCCAG GATAGAGGTGGATGGCCCCTTTGGCACAGCCAGTGAAGACGTGTTCCAGTATGAGGTTGCCATGCTGGTGGGAGCAGGGATCGGGGTCACGCCCTTTGCTTCTGTACTGAAATCAATCTGGTACAAGTTCCAGCATGCAGACCAGTGTCTCAAAACCAAAAAG ATCTACTTCTACTGGCTCTGCCGGGATACAGGTGCGTTTGCCTGGTTCAATGACCTGCTCGCCTCCCTGGAGCGAGAGATGGAAGAATCTGGCAAAGCAGGTTTCCTGAACTGCAGACTCTTCCTCACAGGCTGGGACAACAGCATT GCTGGCCAAGCAGCTTTCAACTTTGATAAAGACACGGATGTGGTGACAGGTCTCAAACAGAAAACCTCCTTTGGGAGACCCATGTGGAGCAATGAGTTCTCTGCAGTGGCAACTGCCCACCCCAG GTCTGTGGTGGGAGTGTTCCTCTGTGGGCCTCAAGCTTTGGCAAAAAGCCTGCAGAAGTGCTGCCATCAGTACTCCAGCCTGGACCCTAGGAAGGTCAAATTCTACTTCAACAAGGAGAACTTCTAA
- the CSTF2 gene encoding cleavage stimulation factor subunit 2 isoform X2, protein MAGLAVRDPAVDRSLRSVFVGNIPYEATEEQLKDIFSEVGPVVSFRLVYDRETGKPKGYGFCEYQDQETALSAMRNLNGREFSGRALRVDNAASEKNKEELKSLGTGAPIIESPYGDPINPEDAPESISRAVASLPPEQMFELMKQMKLCVQNSPQEARNMLLQNPQLAYALLQAQVVMRIVDPEIALKILHRQTSVPPLIPGNPQPVPGPGPGPGPGPGPGPNAQMNQQNPPSSQPQPIGGMHVNGAPPLMQPPMQGGVPAPGQMPASVAGPGPGPLAPGGGMQPQVGMPGGGPVPLERGQVPMPDPRAPMQRGPLPASGPPPRGLLGDAPNDPRGGTLLSVTGEVEPRGYLGPPHQGPPMHHMPGHDNRGPPPHEMRGGPMGEPRPLMGEPRGPLMDARGGRDPRGMEPRGMEPRGMEPRGMEPRGMEPRGMEPRGMEPRGMEPRGMEPRGMEPRGMEPRGMEPRGPGPNPRGPMPGGIQGPGPLNLGASGPQGPRQVPNMPGAGIQGGGMPGAGIQAGGMPGAVVQGAGQPGGFSPGQNQVTPQDHEKAALIMQVLQLTADQIAMLPPEQRQSILILKEQIQKSTGAP, encoded by the exons TGGGGAATATTCCATACGAAGCCACAGAGGAGCAGCTAAAGGACATTTTCTCAGAGGTCGGACCTGTCGTCAGTTTCAG GTTGGTGTATGACAGGGAGACAGGCAAACCAAAGGGATATGGCTTTTGTGAATACCAAGACCAGGAGACAGCGCTCAGCGCCATGCGGAACCTGAATGGGCGTGAGTTCAGCGGGAGGGCGTTGCGTGTGGACAACGCAGCCAGTGAGAAGAATAAGGAGGAGCTGAAGA GCCTGGGCACAGGTGCCCCTATCATAGAGTCACCATATGGAGACCCTATAAATCCTGAAGACGCCCCTGAGTCTATCAGCAGGGCAGTTGCCAGCCTGCCACCTGAGCAGATGTTTGAGCTGATGAAGCAGATGAAG TTGTGTGTGCAGAACAGCCCTCAGGAGGCACGGAACATGCTTCTCCAGAACCCTCAACTGGCATATGCCCTGCTGCAGGCCCAAGTGGTGATGAGGATCGTCGATCCAGAGATTGCTCTG AAAATTCTGCATCGTCAGACCAGTGTTCCACCTCTGATTCCAGGCAACCCACAGCCAGTTCCTGGGCctgggcccgggcccgggcccgggcctgGTCCAGGTCCTAATGCACAGATGAACCAGCAGAATCCCCCATCGTCCCAGCCACAGCCCATA ggtgGCATGCATGTAAATGGAGCTCCTCCTCTGATGCAGCCTCCTATGCAGGGTGGAgtgccagccccaggacagatGCCAGCCTCCGTAGCCGGCCCAGGCCCCGGCCCCTTGGCTCCTGGAG GTGGAATGCAGCCTCAGGTCGGGATGCCGGGAGGTGGACCAGTGCCCTTGGAACGTGGACAAG TGCCCATGCCAGACCCGAGGGCCCCTATGCAGCGTGGACCATTACCTGCTAGCGGCCCACCTCCCCGGGGCCTTCTGGGAGATGCTCCAAATGACCCACGTGGAGGGACCCTGCTCTCAGTCACTGGAGAAGTGGAGCCCAG AGGTTACCTTGGGCCACCCCACCAAGGTCCACCCATGCACCATATGCCCGGCCATGACAATCGTGGTCCACCCCCACATGAAATGAGGGGAGGACCAATGGGAGAACCCAGGCCACTGATGGGAGAACCTAGAGGGCCTTTGATGGATGCTCGAG GTGGAAGAGATCCCAGGGGCATGGAGCCGAGAGGGATGGAGCCGAGGGGCATGGAGCCGAGGGGCATGGAGCCCAGGGGCATGGAGCCGAGGGGCATGGAGCCCAGGGGCATGGAGCCGAGAGGCATGGAGCCCAGGGGCATGGAGCCGAGAGGCATGGAGCCCAGGGGCATGGAGCCGAGAGGCATggagcccaggggccctggccccAACCCAAGGGGCCCAATGCCTGGTGGAATTCAAGGACCTGGGCCACTTAACTTGGGAGCAAGTGGCCCTCAGGGACCTAGACAG GTTCCCAACATGCCAGGGGCAGGCATACAAGGAGGTGGCATGCCAGGGGCAGGCATACAAGCAGGAGGCATGCCAGGGGCGGTGGTACAAGGAGCTGGCCAGCCAGGTGGCTTTAGCCCTGGGCAGAACCAGGTCACCCCCCAAGATCACGAGAAG GCTGCCCTGATCATGCAGGTTCTCCAGCTAACTGCAGACCAGATCGCCATGCTGCCTCCAGAGCAAAGGCAAAGCATCCTTATCCTAAAGGAGCAGATCCAGAAATCCACTGGGGCTCCATAA
- the CSTF2 gene encoding cleavage stimulation factor subunit 2 isoform X1, whose amino-acid sequence MAGLAVRDPAVDRSLRSVFVGNIPYEATEEQLKDIFSEVGPVVSFRLVYDRETGKPKGYGFCEYQDQETALSAMRNLNGREFSGRALRVDNAASEKNKEELKSLGTGAPIIESPYGDPINPEDAPESISRAVASLPPEQMFELMKQMKLCVQNSPQEARNMLLQNPQLAYALLQAQVVMRIVDPEIALKILHRQTSVPPLIPGNPQPVPGPGPGPGPGPGPGPNAQMNQQNPPSSQPQPIGGMHVNGAPPLMQPPMQGGVPAPGQMPASVAGPGPGPLAPGGGMQPQVGMPGGGPVPLERGQGNLQLSPVGPARPASIERVQVPMPDPRAPMQRGPLPASGPPPRGLLGDAPNDPRGGTLLSVTGEVEPRGYLGPPHQGPPMHHMPGHDNRGPPPHEMRGGPMGEPRPLMGEPRGPLMDARGGRDPRGMEPRGMEPRGMEPRGMEPRGMEPRGMEPRGMEPRGMEPRGMEPRGMEPRGMEPRGMEPRGPGPNPRGPMPGGIQGPGPLNLGASGPQGPRQVPNMPGAGIQGGGMPGAGIQAGGMPGAVVQGAGQPGGFSPGQNQVTPQDHEKAALIMQVLQLTADQIAMLPPEQRQSILILKEQIQKSTGAP is encoded by the exons TGGGGAATATTCCATACGAAGCCACAGAGGAGCAGCTAAAGGACATTTTCTCAGAGGTCGGACCTGTCGTCAGTTTCAG GTTGGTGTATGACAGGGAGACAGGCAAACCAAAGGGATATGGCTTTTGTGAATACCAAGACCAGGAGACAGCGCTCAGCGCCATGCGGAACCTGAATGGGCGTGAGTTCAGCGGGAGGGCGTTGCGTGTGGACAACGCAGCCAGTGAGAAGAATAAGGAGGAGCTGAAGA GCCTGGGCACAGGTGCCCCTATCATAGAGTCACCATATGGAGACCCTATAAATCCTGAAGACGCCCCTGAGTCTATCAGCAGGGCAGTTGCCAGCCTGCCACCTGAGCAGATGTTTGAGCTGATGAAGCAGATGAAG TTGTGTGTGCAGAACAGCCCTCAGGAGGCACGGAACATGCTTCTCCAGAACCCTCAACTGGCATATGCCCTGCTGCAGGCCCAAGTGGTGATGAGGATCGTCGATCCAGAGATTGCTCTG AAAATTCTGCATCGTCAGACCAGTGTTCCACCTCTGATTCCAGGCAACCCACAGCCAGTTCCTGGGCctgggcccgggcccgggcccgggcctgGTCCAGGTCCTAATGCACAGATGAACCAGCAGAATCCCCCATCGTCCCAGCCACAGCCCATA ggtgGCATGCATGTAAATGGAGCTCCTCCTCTGATGCAGCCTCCTATGCAGGGTGGAgtgccagccccaggacagatGCCAGCCTCCGTAGCCGGCCCAGGCCCCGGCCCCTTGGCTCCTGGAG GTGGAATGCAGCCTCAGGTCGGGATGCCGGGAGGTGGACCAGTGCCCTTGGAACGTGGACAAG GAAACCTGCAGCTCTCGCCCGTGGGACCTGCCAGGCCTGCATCTATCGAGCGAGTTCAAG TGCCCATGCCAGACCCGAGGGCCCCTATGCAGCGTGGACCATTACCTGCTAGCGGCCCACCTCCCCGGGGCCTTCTGGGAGATGCTCCAAATGACCCACGTGGAGGGACCCTGCTCTCAGTCACTGGAGAAGTGGAGCCCAG AGGTTACCTTGGGCCACCCCACCAAGGTCCACCCATGCACCATATGCCCGGCCATGACAATCGTGGTCCACCCCCACATGAAATGAGGGGAGGACCAATGGGAGAACCCAGGCCACTGATGGGAGAACCTAGAGGGCCTTTGATGGATGCTCGAG GTGGAAGAGATCCCAGGGGCATGGAGCCGAGAGGGATGGAGCCGAGGGGCATGGAGCCGAGGGGCATGGAGCCCAGGGGCATGGAGCCGAGGGGCATGGAGCCCAGGGGCATGGAGCCGAGAGGCATGGAGCCCAGGGGCATGGAGCCGAGAGGCATGGAGCCCAGGGGCATGGAGCCGAGAGGCATggagcccaggggccctggccccAACCCAAGGGGCCCAATGCCTGGTGGAATTCAAGGACCTGGGCCACTTAACTTGGGAGCAAGTGGCCCTCAGGGACCTAGACAG GTTCCCAACATGCCAGGGGCAGGCATACAAGGAGGTGGCATGCCAGGGGCAGGCATACAAGCAGGAGGCATGCCAGGGGCGGTGGTACAAGGAGCTGGCCAGCCAGGTGGCTTTAGCCCTGGGCAGAACCAGGTCACCCCCCAAGATCACGAGAAG GCTGCCCTGATCATGCAGGTTCTCCAGCTAACTGCAGACCAGATCGCCATGCTGCCTCCAGAGCAAAGGCAAAGCATCCTTATCCTAAAGGAGCAGATCCAGAAATCCACTGGGGCTCCATAA